Proteins from a genomic interval of Anolis sagrei isolate rAnoSag1 chromosome 1, rAnoSag1.mat, whole genome shotgun sequence:
- the RPRM gene encoding protein reprimo, giving the protein MNGSSAWAPLGNQTEAAGLLWANSSEALGRALRSSFTPRSVVSDDGFVVAAPDERSLYIMRVVQIAVMCVLSLTVVFGIFFLGCNLLIKSEGMINFLVKDRRPSKEVEAVVVGPY; this is encoded by the coding sequence ATGAACGGCTCTTCGGCGTGGGCGCCGCTGGGCAACCAGACGGAGGCGGCGGGCCTGCTTTGGGCGAACAGCAGTGAGGCGCTGGGCCGGGCGCTGCGCTCCTCCTTCACGCCGCGCTCCGTGGTGAGCGACGACGGCTTCGTGGTGGCGGCGCCCGACGAGCGGAGCCTGTACATCATGCGCGTGGTGCAGATCGCCGTCATGTGCGTCCTCTCGCTCACCGTCGTCTTCGGCATCTTCTTCCTCGGCTGCAACCTCCTCATCAAGTCCGAGGGCATGATCAACTTCCTGGTCAAGGACCGGCGGCCCTCCAAGGAGGTGGAGGCCGTCGTGGTGGGGCCTTACTGA